From a single Nicotiana tomentosiformis chromosome 2, ASM39032v3, whole genome shotgun sequence genomic region:
- the LOC104099769 gene encoding aspartyl protease family protein 1 isoform X2, which translates to MSSFIIFFLTLLSIRQCSGRVFTFEMHHRFSETVKKWSLQKIGGPLHNWPVKGSLQYYTQLANHDKLLHGRRLFKFDGPLTFSDGNSTFRISSLGFLHYTTVTLGTPGMKFLVALDTGSDLFWVPCECGKCASTDDPTLYSSDFELSIYSLNGSSTSKQVTCSNSLCTERNNCLGVYSHCSYSVSYVSSETSTSGILVDDILHLRTEDNEETFVQARVIFGCGQVQTGSFLDVAAPNGLFGLGLEKISVPSILSREGFMSDSFSMCFGHDGAGRISFGDKGSFDQEETPFNINPLHPTYNISVDQIRVGTTHIDSGFTALFDTGTSFTYLADLSYTKLTESFHSQVLDKRRPPDPRIPFEYCYDMSPDANTSLIPSLSLTIEGGGQLVVYDPIIVISMQGQLVYCLAVVKSQDLNIIGQNFMTGYRFVFDREKAILGWKKFDCYEIEKIDHFPSEAVNTTRVPPAVAVGPGNDDAEKSDERTTNTPQSSFASSVYQTFYLNLINCYLASLTMLLL; encoded by the exons ATGTCTTCTTTCATTATTTTCTTTCTAACATTGCTCTCAATTCGACAATGCAGTGGCCGTGTTTTCACATTTGAAATGCACCACCGTTTCTCTGAAACTGTCAAGAAGTGGTCACTGCAGAAAATAGGTGGTCCACTTCATAATTGGCCGGTCAAAGGAAGTCTTCAGTACTATACTCAGTTGGCCAACCACGATAAGTTGTTACATGGTAGGAGGCTTTTCAAATTTGACGGACCACTTACTTTCTCTGATGGCAATTCCACTTTCCGGATCAGCTCTCTTGGATT CCTGCATTACACTACGGTGACATTGGGGACACCGGGGATGAAGTTTCTTGTGGCGCTTGATACTGGGAGTGATTTGTTTTGGGTGCCTTGTGAATGCGGCAAATGTGCTTCTACTGATGATCCTACACTTTACAGCTCT GATTTTGAGCTTAGCATATACAGCCTGAACGGTTCTTCAACTAGCAAGCAGGTCACCTGCAGTAATAGCTTGTGTACAGAGCGCAATAATTGCCTTGGTGTATATAGCCACTGCTCTTATTCAGTGTCCTATGTCTCCTCGGAAACTTCAACTTCAGGAATTTTAGTGGATGATATTCTACACTTGAGAACAGAAGACAATGAGGAAACATTTGTCCAGGCGCGTGTGATCTTTGG TTGTGGACAGGTGCAGACTGGTTCTTTTCTAGATGTTGCAGCTCCAAACGGTTTATTTGGTCTTGGGCTTGAGAAGATATCAGTCCCTAGTATTCTGTCTCGAGAAGGTTTTATGTCAGATTCCTTCTCCATGTGCTTTGGTCATGATGGGGCAGGACGAATTAGTTTTGGAGACAAGGGTAGCTTTGACCAGGAAGAGACCCCTTTTAATATAAACCCATTACA CCCAACGTATAACATTTCTGTAGATCAAATACGCGTCGGAACAACTCACATTGATTCAGGTTTTACAGCACTTTTTGATACCGGAACCTCCTTTACATATCTTGCTGACCTATCCTATACAAAGCTTACAGAGAGT TTCCATTCTCAAGTATTAGACAAGCGGCGCCCACCTGATCCTAGGATCCCTTTTGAATATTGTTATGATATGAG TCCTGATGCAAATACAAGCTTGATTCCTAGTTTAAGCCTAACTATAGAAGGGGGAGGCCAACTTGTTGTCTATGATCCAATTATTGTTATATCCATGCAG GGTCAACTCGTGTATTGCCTGGCCGTTGTGAAGAGTCAAGATCTAAATATAATTGGAC AAAACTTCATGACTGGATACCGCTTTGTGTTTGATCGAGAAAAGGCCATTCTCGGTTGGAAGAAGTTTGATT GTTATGAGATTGAAAAAATAGACCATTTCCCTTCAGAAGCCGTTAATACTACTCGTGTGCCACCTGCTGTTGCTGTTGGGCCTGGAAATGATGATGCAGAAAAATCAGATGAAAGGACTACAAATACTCCTCAAAGTTCTTTTGCATCATCAGTTTATCAAACATTTTATTTGAACCTGATAAACTGCTACCTAGCATCTCTAACAATGCTACTTTTATAA
- the LOC104099769 gene encoding aspartyl protease family protein 1 isoform X3 → MSSFIIFFLTLLSIRQCSGRVFTFEMHHRFSETVKKWSLQKIGGPLHNWPVKGSLQYYTQLANHDKLLHGRRLFKFDGPLTFSDGNSTFRISSLGFLHYTTVTLGTPGMKFLVALDTGSDLFWVPCECGKCASTDDPTLYSSDFELSIYSLNGSSTSKQVTCSNSLCTERNNCLGVYSHCSYSVSYVSSETSTSGILVDDILHLRTEDNEETFVQARVIFGCGQVQTGSFLDVAAPNGLFGLGLEKISVPSILSREGFMSDSFSMCFGHDGAGRISFGDKGSFDQEETPFNINPLHPTYNISVDQIRVGTTHIDSGFTALFDTGTSFTYLADLSYTKLTESFHSQVLDKRRPPDPRIPFEYCYDMSPDANTSLIPSLSLTIEGGGQLVVYDPIIVISMQGQLVYCLAVVKSQDLNIIGRYEIEKIDHFPSEAVNTTRVPPAVAVGPGNDDAEKSDERTTNTPQSSFASSVYQTFYLNLINCYLASLTMLLL, encoded by the exons ATGTCTTCTTTCATTATTTTCTTTCTAACATTGCTCTCAATTCGACAATGCAGTGGCCGTGTTTTCACATTTGAAATGCACCACCGTTTCTCTGAAACTGTCAAGAAGTGGTCACTGCAGAAAATAGGTGGTCCACTTCATAATTGGCCGGTCAAAGGAAGTCTTCAGTACTATACTCAGTTGGCCAACCACGATAAGTTGTTACATGGTAGGAGGCTTTTCAAATTTGACGGACCACTTACTTTCTCTGATGGCAATTCCACTTTCCGGATCAGCTCTCTTGGATT CCTGCATTACACTACGGTGACATTGGGGACACCGGGGATGAAGTTTCTTGTGGCGCTTGATACTGGGAGTGATTTGTTTTGGGTGCCTTGTGAATGCGGCAAATGTGCTTCTACTGATGATCCTACACTTTACAGCTCT GATTTTGAGCTTAGCATATACAGCCTGAACGGTTCTTCAACTAGCAAGCAGGTCACCTGCAGTAATAGCTTGTGTACAGAGCGCAATAATTGCCTTGGTGTATATAGCCACTGCTCTTATTCAGTGTCCTATGTCTCCTCGGAAACTTCAACTTCAGGAATTTTAGTGGATGATATTCTACACTTGAGAACAGAAGACAATGAGGAAACATTTGTCCAGGCGCGTGTGATCTTTGG TTGTGGACAGGTGCAGACTGGTTCTTTTCTAGATGTTGCAGCTCCAAACGGTTTATTTGGTCTTGGGCTTGAGAAGATATCAGTCCCTAGTATTCTGTCTCGAGAAGGTTTTATGTCAGATTCCTTCTCCATGTGCTTTGGTCATGATGGGGCAGGACGAATTAGTTTTGGAGACAAGGGTAGCTTTGACCAGGAAGAGACCCCTTTTAATATAAACCCATTACA CCCAACGTATAACATTTCTGTAGATCAAATACGCGTCGGAACAACTCACATTGATTCAGGTTTTACAGCACTTTTTGATACCGGAACCTCCTTTACATATCTTGCTGACCTATCCTATACAAAGCTTACAGAGAGT TTCCATTCTCAAGTATTAGACAAGCGGCGCCCACCTGATCCTAGGATCCCTTTTGAATATTGTTATGATATGAG TCCTGATGCAAATACAAGCTTGATTCCTAGTTTAAGCCTAACTATAGAAGGGGGAGGCCAACTTGTTGTCTATGATCCAATTATTGTTATATCCATGCAG GGTCAACTCGTGTATTGCCTGGCCGTTGTGAAGAGTCAAGATCTAAATATAATTGGAC GTTATGAGATTGAAAAAATAGACCATTTCCCTTCAGAAGCCGTTAATACTACTCGTGTGCCACCTGCTGTTGCTGTTGGGCCTGGAAATGATGATGCAGAAAAATCAGATGAAAGGACTACAAATACTCCTCAAAGTTCTTTTGCATCATCAGTTTATCAAACATTTTATTTGAACCTGATAAACTGCTACCTAGCATCTCTAACAATGCTACTTTTATAA
- the LOC104099769 gene encoding aspartyl protease family protein 1 isoform X1: protein MSSFIIFFLTLLSIRQCSGRVFTFEMHHRFSETVKKWSLQKIGGPLHNWPVKGSLQYYTQLANHDKLLHGRRLFKFDGPLTFSDGNSTFRISSLGFLHYTTVTLGTPGMKFLVALDTGSDLFWVPCECGKCASTDDPTLYSSDFELSIYSLNGSSTSKQVTCSNSLCTERNNCLGVYSHCSYSVSYVSSETSTSGILVDDILHLRTEDNEETFVQARVIFGCGQVQTGSFLDVAAPNGLFGLGLEKISVPSILSREGFMSDSFSMCFGHDGAGRISFGDKGSFDQEETPFNINPLHPTYNISVDQIRVGTTHIDSGFTALFDTGTSFTYLADLSYTKLTESVSILFKWCLFVDIVRQCLRFKCLLPQQFHSQVLDKRRPPDPRIPFEYCYDMSPDANTSLIPSLSLTIEGGGQLVVYDPIIVISMQGQLVYCLAVVKSQDLNIIGQNFMTGYRFVFDREKAILGWKKFDCYEIEKIDHFPSEAVNTTRVPPAVAVGPGNDDAEKSDERTTNTPQSSFASSVYQTFYLNLINCYLASLTMLLL, encoded by the exons ATGTCTTCTTTCATTATTTTCTTTCTAACATTGCTCTCAATTCGACAATGCAGTGGCCGTGTTTTCACATTTGAAATGCACCACCGTTTCTCTGAAACTGTCAAGAAGTGGTCACTGCAGAAAATAGGTGGTCCACTTCATAATTGGCCGGTCAAAGGAAGTCTTCAGTACTATACTCAGTTGGCCAACCACGATAAGTTGTTACATGGTAGGAGGCTTTTCAAATTTGACGGACCACTTACTTTCTCTGATGGCAATTCCACTTTCCGGATCAGCTCTCTTGGATT CCTGCATTACACTACGGTGACATTGGGGACACCGGGGATGAAGTTTCTTGTGGCGCTTGATACTGGGAGTGATTTGTTTTGGGTGCCTTGTGAATGCGGCAAATGTGCTTCTACTGATGATCCTACACTTTACAGCTCT GATTTTGAGCTTAGCATATACAGCCTGAACGGTTCTTCAACTAGCAAGCAGGTCACCTGCAGTAATAGCTTGTGTACAGAGCGCAATAATTGCCTTGGTGTATATAGCCACTGCTCTTATTCAGTGTCCTATGTCTCCTCGGAAACTTCAACTTCAGGAATTTTAGTGGATGATATTCTACACTTGAGAACAGAAGACAATGAGGAAACATTTGTCCAGGCGCGTGTGATCTTTGG TTGTGGACAGGTGCAGACTGGTTCTTTTCTAGATGTTGCAGCTCCAAACGGTTTATTTGGTCTTGGGCTTGAGAAGATATCAGTCCCTAGTATTCTGTCTCGAGAAGGTTTTATGTCAGATTCCTTCTCCATGTGCTTTGGTCATGATGGGGCAGGACGAATTAGTTTTGGAGACAAGGGTAGCTTTGACCAGGAAGAGACCCCTTTTAATATAAACCCATTACA CCCAACGTATAACATTTCTGTAGATCAAATACGCGTCGGAACAACTCACATTGATTCAGGTTTTACAGCACTTTTTGATACCGGAACCTCCTTTACATATCTTGCTGACCTATCCTATACAAAGCTTACAGAGAGTGTAAGTATCCTTTTCAAATGGTGCTTATTTGTAGACATTGTTAGACAATGTTTAAGATTCAAATGTCTTCTTCCTCAACAGTTCCATTCTCAAGTATTAGACAAGCGGCGCCCACCTGATCCTAGGATCCCTTTTGAATATTGTTATGATATGAG TCCTGATGCAAATACAAGCTTGATTCCTAGTTTAAGCCTAACTATAGAAGGGGGAGGCCAACTTGTTGTCTATGATCCAATTATTGTTATATCCATGCAG GGTCAACTCGTGTATTGCCTGGCCGTTGTGAAGAGTCAAGATCTAAATATAATTGGAC AAAACTTCATGACTGGATACCGCTTTGTGTTTGATCGAGAAAAGGCCATTCTCGGTTGGAAGAAGTTTGATT GTTATGAGATTGAAAAAATAGACCATTTCCCTTCAGAAGCCGTTAATACTACTCGTGTGCCACCTGCTGTTGCTGTTGGGCCTGGAAATGATGATGCAGAAAAATCAGATGAAAGGACTACAAATACTCCTCAAAGTTCTTTTGCATCATCAGTTTATCAAACATTTTATTTGAACCTGATAAACTGCTACCTAGCATCTCTAACAATGCTACTTTTATAA